The window TCACTGACATTTGACTTACTAAGTCTCCTCTGGAAAGTACGTAAAGCCTCTCTATTTGTTTATCTTCATGTAAAATGCCTCCTTCAAAGAGACAACcctgtgagaaaagcactttctTCTTCATAAGGTGCTATATAGTTTGAGGAgaaagtttccttttttgttttttggtttttttgcaggacaatgagggttaagtgacttgcccagggtcacacagcttgtaagtgtcaagtatctgaggccagatttgaactcaggtcctcctgactccagggctggggctttatccgctgcagcgccacctagctgccccccataaggtgctatataaatgtgagaatCCAGGATCCAACACTGATGCTAGGAAGGTTTAGGCACTATGGCTTTAGTTGGCTTTAGTGACAAGTTAATTCTCCAGCCTTACAATTTCATTAAATAGGGAATGAAGTCAAATTTAAaccatcttaaaaaaaatcttcctcccAGTCATCCCCAAAACAGTCTTTATAAACTGGTctgcactaaataaataaattctagggtaactaggtggtgcaatggataaagcaccggccctggattcaggaggacctgaattcaaattctacctcagttACTTAAcatttacaaactgtgtgaccctgggcaagtcacttaaccctcattgccccgcccaaacccccccccaaaattggggTGTATTTAAGAGATTggattgggggtagggggaaataatgaggaatccaggatgactcctagtttGTGAAGCTGAGgaattgggaggatggtgtttcCCTCTGCAGTAATAAGAAAGGGAGAAGGTggagagggtttagggggaaagataacaagttgtgttttggacatgttgactttaaGATGTTTCCCTgaacattcagttcaagatgtctgaaagggaattggagatgtgagattggaggtcagcagagaggaagatttgagaattatcagcatagaggtggtaattaaattcatgggagctgatgagattgatgtaggatggaatttggggtcaacttgatcatgagtcatcccaaaagaattacaagactcagtgactccctttcccaagttttatgacaatactgtgggtgaccacagggagggaaccagaatattggaaaggtatctctcaaataaggaaaggaaagacagttatatttatagtatggataaattgattatcagtctcattataataatcaccttggggaggtataggggaggacctgtccttctcattataatattctccacctaggggtgtttcaggggagggcttatcctaatttggagatCCTGGGGTTCTAAGTCAAcccccaaggcgggtacctttttcagtggaggtgtgttttgggggtttacacgtcataaggtgaatctggggacaaatttgggcttttctgcacatgtctctttctgattcccatggctagtttcaaaatataatcatttttctttagaatttctatagccttgtcattttagtctaaggtcatcatggcctctcttcCTCTATTCCCGTTATGGgcactgtgggtacaagaacctagtataagttatccattaactggggtctgactcccttttagagctaatatctgaattagagcttgggtcttgggtttttctattaacccttttttgcctcctacatcaagatcaccaagtgaagtagtctggagggagaagagaagagggcctgggACAGAATCCTGAGGGATACCTATGGCTACAGGATATGATCTGCAAGAGGAACCAGCAAAGAATACTGGTCAGACAggtaaaggagagagacagagacagagagagagacagaaacagagagacagagacagacagagacagaaagacagagagacagagacagagacaaacacagagagcaagagagagagaggagtgtgatgacctagagagaaaagattatcaaggaggagagagcagTCTGCAGTATCAATGGCTGCAGAGAGGTAGAtgaaaatgaggattgagaaaagaccactggatttagcAACTAAAAGATCACTAGTAACTGGAaaagagcagttttggtggaatggtATGGTTGGACACCAGATAGTGAGAGGTaaagaagaaagtaagaaaggagGCACCTACAGCAGAaggctttttctttgtttttttttttaattaataaagtattttatttttttccgttacatgtaaagatagttctcaacttttgtttatacaagctttacaatttcagatttttctccctccctcccctccctcccccctcccctagacagcaggtaatctgatataggttatatatatatatatacacacacacacacacacacaaacacacatatatatacatatatatatacacataataacattaatcctatttctgcattagtcatattataagagaaaaaatcagagcaatgatgaaaaacctcaaaatagaaaaaaaaaacaacagcaccaaaaccaaaagaaatagtatggttcattcagcatctatactctgcaattctttttttttttcttgaatttgaagatcctcttctatcatgagttccctggaactcttctgtaccactgcattggtgaggagaatatagtccatcacagtagatcaacactcaatgttgatgatactatgtacaatgttcttctggttctgctcatctcactcatcatcagctcacaaaagaccctccaggtttctctgaattcctcctgctcatcatttcttacagcacaatagtattccattgtattcatatactacaacttgtccagccattccccaattgatgggcaccccctcaacttccaattccttgccaccacgtaaagagcagctataaatatttttgtacatgtgggtccctctcccctttccatgatctctttgggaaaaagacccaaaagtggtattgctgggtcaaagggtatgcacagctttatagccctttgggcataattccaaattgctctccagaatggttggatcagttcacagctccaccaaaaatgcattagttttccaattttcccacagcttctccaacatttattattttccttttttgtcattttagccaatctgataggtgtcaagtggtacctcagagttgttttaatttgcatctctctaatcattagagatttagagcattttttcatatgggaatagatagctttggtttcttcatcagaaaactgcctgttcatatcctttgaccatttctcaattggggaatgacttggattcttataaagttgatttagttccctatatattttagagatgaggcctttatcagaagtactggccacaaaaattgtttcccagctttctgcctcccttctaattttggctgcattgcttctgtttgtacaaaatttttttaatttaatgtaatcaaaatcatccatttttcattgtataatatactctatctcttgtttggtcataaactgttttcctttccaaagatctgataggtagactattcctttctctcataatttacctatagtatcacctcttatgtctaaatcgtgtatccattttgaccttactttagtataaggtgtcagatgttggtctatgcctaattagCAGAAGgctttttcaaagagtttagttACAAAGGGTAAAAGAGATATGGGACAATATTGATCCTTAGAGATTAAAAAATCCAGGGAAACTCTGAAGCCCAGAACTGCTTGGTGATTATTGGATAATAGGTCATTGTCTAGTTATAGATATACTGGCTGGTCATCATAAGTTAAAGTGAGGTCTCTCCTTGAGGAGACCGAGCCCTCAGCCAGGAAGATTGGTCAAAATGGAAGGGATGAATTGTGTTCTCCCATCTACTACCCAGGCTATGGAAAACTTTGAGATCTAGACACTAAGGGACCAGAATTGGAGAGGCTTCTGACTATTTTATGGTAAGGATCTCAGCTCTATATGAAAAAAACACAGCAGTAACTCAACTGAGCCTGAAGCTAGAGTTGACAGAGACTATGGATGTCCACTAAGGAACCAGGCCAACCAGTCCTGCCCAGACAGAGATGTTATGTGACTCCAGGGTTAGGGGACCATAGGATCATGCCTGAAACctgaaaatatttctctttctgggGACCCAACCCACCAGTGCAAGTATAAATTGAGGGTAATAGCCCTAAGGGGGTGTTATAAGGAGATGTTAACATGTCAAATGAGAATATCAAAGACAGTGTAATACTATACTGTTTGACAGGATATAACCTCTtcttcctttgttgttttttggtggggcaatgagggttaagtgacttgcccagggtcacacagctaggaagtatcaagtgtctgaggccagatttgaactcaggtcctcctgaatccagggctggtgctttatccactgctccacctagctgcccctgagaatatTGAACTAAATGGTTTCTGAACTCATTAGATtattagctccttgaggtcagggactgtcttttacttctttttgtaaccccagcacttagaacagtgcctgacacataacaggcgcttaataaatgtatattgattgattgaagttcTTCCAACCATAGATCTACGCCTATGCCAGAGGTTATGGGACCCTGGTAGTGAGAAGTCATAGGGAACCACATACAGAACTGCAGGAGATgatcagaaatgaaaatgataactTATCCCTTCCCCACTGGGAAGTTTTCCCTCAAGGGATCAAAGTTAATTTCTCTTCATAGCTTCATAGTTTCTCTTCACAACTTCCAGGTTTAGTTTCTCTTCATaggggtgtgctagtaaatgtttaacaactggttttCCAGAGAGAAAATGTACACATGGcacacttttatgtttaatatgaatttttaatatctcctccatcactttcttaagtctagaccatcCACCCCACCCCTAGCTACAACTAGGAAGAATGAGGACAGTTTAATGAGGCAGTGAAACAAATTTATTGCAAACTAGACCTTAAGGGAAGTGGTTAACCAAGATGTGGTGGTCTATCCTGGGCTACTGATAGAAAGGCATGGATGATAACTGGAGTTAGATCTCTATCACGGCCTCCCAACTTGCTGTAACTTCACCAAGACAATGCCTTTCCCTCCCAACTGTAGAAACCCCCTGAATGCTCCTCCGAAAGTGTAGAGAGGACCCTCAGCATGCCTTGCACCGATTCTTCTTTCTTCAAAGTAGTCTGCAGAGCACATAGCAGGTTAAGAGGGACCAGAAGAAGAATGAATCTACTAGGATAGTACCTGGATGCAGTGAGGCTGTAACAGGAAATAGCTGATTCTGAAAGAAGGGGCTAAGTTCCCAGAGGCTGAGGGACAGTGGAAGTGTTGCCAGTCATGTAGGAACCCAGTGAATCAACACCCCCTGGAACCTGACACAGGCCCATATGGGTAGCATTTGAAGGAAGGGACAAGGAGGAGAGAATAGTTCCAATTAGGACAAACTTAGTAGAAATATCCATTAAGATCCTACTGCAACTTAGATGTACTTTCCTCTTTCGACTCATGGAGATCAAGCCTATGCTAACCGACTGACTTCCTGTGCCTTCCTCCCAAGGAACTGCCTCCCCAACTTCCTTACCCTATGGAATCCTCCCCACAAAACTTGGCTAAGAGTACCTGTTCTCTGTCCCCAGCCTGGGCCCATGCTGAGGGAGTTGCAGACAGCAGGAGGTATACTTACCACAAAAGCTGAAGAATTGCCCATATCTGTCTGAACCCAGCCAGGGTGAAGAGCAGTGCACAGGATGCCTTCTTCTTTAAGGGCCAGAGCTTGGCACCGGGTGAGCATGTTCAGGGCAGCCTGGTGGAAGAGAATTGAGCAGAGAATGAGGAGGCCACAGCTCAGCCATACTAACAAAGCCCTGTAGAAGCATGTTCCCTATCACTGCCCACCCCAatacttcctctttcctcccagcCCAATACCCAACCTTCCATACCTTACTGCAGCGATAGGACAAACAATGACCATATTCCCAGCCCAAAACTTCTGTTATAGAACCTGCAGAACTAGAAATGTTGATAATAGCAGCCCGGTTACAGCTGAGACTATCCTGAGGGCCTCTTTGAGCAGCCTCCTTCAACAAGGGCAGGAATATCTGGCAGGGGTGGTGAAAGACATGAGAGTAGAGATCTGTTATCAACAGAAATCTAAAACGATAGAGGTTCTGCATAGCCTcagttttatttccatttattcaaAAGTTTTTTGTAATACTCAGagtgtgggagcagctaggtggcacaatggataaagcactagccctggatttaggagaacctgagttcaaatccagcctcagacacttgacacttactagctgtgtgaccctgggcaagtcacttaaccctcattgccctgccaaaacaaaacaaaacaaaaacctcagagTATGAACAGCATTGTGAATGGTCCTGGAGGAGACACAAGATTTAGATATTAAGATCCCTGCCATCATGGAACTTACAGAAATACTTATCATTCAACAGACAAACAggagggaaatggggaaagggTAGAGGGAAATAAAGAGGAAGGATAGATTAAGGGAGAGATCAGccccaagcaaaacaaactctaaccaTTGAGAGTGGATCTCAAAGAAgggttaaaaaggaaagaaagaaaagttaagaaactATAACTGAGCTCTtggccagagaaagagaaaagagataagaGAGCAGAAGCAAATTGCTTCAAATCTAGAAACCTAGTGCTAAGCATAATCATTTCTCTGcaacctttttaaaaacaaaacaaagaggaagtagaaaacaaagagaaggaaaagtatgaGAATAGCATTGCAGGAAATCCACAATTCAATATCataaatgggaatgggaatgggataaaCTAAACACAAACTAGAAGTGGATAGCAAAAGAGTGACTAGAAACTGAAATccatcagagaaacctggaaggacttatatgaactgatcatgagtgaagtgagcagaaccaggagaacattgtacacagtatcaacaacattgtgtgttgatcaactgtgatggacttgactcttctcagcaatacaatggtccaaaatagttccaaaggattcttgatggaaaatgctctccaaatccagaaaaaagaactatggaatctagatgcagattgaaccatactatttcttcttgttgttgttgtttttcttttttgaggttttccctttttgctctgattcttctttcacagcatgactaatgcagaaatgtgtttaatgtgattgtacatatataacctatatcggattgctagctgtcttggggaggggagagggagggagaaaaaattgaaactagaaattttataaaaacaaatgttgcaaactatctctacatgtaactggaaaataataaaatacttttatggaaaaaaaggaaactgaaatccagtagtataataagaaaaagaaataaagggaataagcataggcaaagaaAAACTAAGTTATTGCTTTTTGAAGATGATATAATGGTTTAGAGAACtctaaagagagaaataaaaagctaattgaaataatgaacaacttaaACAAAGCTGCATGACATAAAACCACATAAACCCTGAGTATTTCTGTATAATACTAAGAAAACTCAGtaagaagatggaaagagaaattccatttaaaataactaaatacaGTATAAAACTCTTGGAAGTCTTCATGCCAAGACATacacaagaactatatgaacacaattataaaacacaaaTAAAGATGGATGTAAATAGTTGGAGAAATTTTAATCACTCGTGGGTATACTGAGCCCTTAGAATAACTGCTATTGTTAGATTTTTCAGTTGtctccaactctttatgacccccttttggggtttccttggcagatactggagtagtttgccatttccttctccagttcattctacagatgagaaaactgaggcaaacagggttaagtgacttgcccagggccacacaactagtaagtgtctgaagccagatttgaactcaggaagataagtcttcctgacaccaggctgggcactctatccactgcatcacctccaTGCTCTATTGCAACTATACACCTACTACTGCTGTAACCCATGTTTAAATCgaagtaaatgaggaaactgaggatgagagaggttAACTTTTCCCAAAATCTAATTCTTAGGGAGCTCTTTATAATGAGCTAAAATCTGACTCCCTATAATTTCTAAACACTATTCatcctggggccaagcagaacaagactcacccctccctcccacttgacaacccttttaaatatatgaagatGACTTCCTTTAAATGGAGTGGAAGATCCACTAATTTGAAAACATAGGAAGCAGccagattgagaaaaggccttcAAAGGGAGGCAGGGAATGTAAAAAGAGGCTAATGCCAAATTCCCCCAGCTCTGTGACAGTGGATGGAGGTGGTCACTCATGCCCAGATGGGAAATCAGGCTCTCTTTGGAGGCCCTAGTGAGAAGAGCCTCACCTGGCTCATCTTCAGGTTACCAACAACATGAATCTGGTACAGCAGGTGCATGCTTTCTTCTGACTCAGAGTAGATGGTATTGGCAATGGCATTTCCAGCATTGTTGATGAGTAAGTTCAGCCCTAAGCCCTTCAGTTGGTCCTTGACAAACACTGAGGCCTCTTGGATAGAAATAATACTCTCCACATCTGTCAAGACAGactattcaatcaatcaaaaagtatttatgcaagccactatactaagcactgggtatacaaaaacaaagaatgaaacaattcctatcaTCAAGGACTTGACATTGTAATAGGAGACATTGATATATAGACATATTGTTGTCTgcttctttgtgatctcatttggtgttttcttgacaaagatactagagtggttttccatttctttctccagctcattttatagatgaggaaactgaggcaaacagggttaagtaacttatccaaggtcacacaactaggaagtatctgaagccaaattttaactcagatcctcctaactccaagcttagtgctccatccacttcattatctatgtccagatatatacataaatgtgtggatggatggatggatgaagagagagaaagatgataaagagatgtatatattgtgtttatatatgtgtgtgtgtgtgtgtttgtataggtATATTTacccacatatataaatatatatatatgtgtgtgtgtgtgtaagtgtatatggaataaatataaagagaagaaaatagagattattt is drawn from Dromiciops gliroides isolate mDroGli1 chromosome 2, mDroGli1.pri, whole genome shotgun sequence and contains these coding sequences:
- the LOC122744725 gene encoding C-factor-like; this encodes MCDLSCFSVLITGANRGLGLEFVRQLLQLSKPPQMLFATCRNPSKAQELQKLKAQHSNVQILSLDVESIISIQEASVFVKDQLKGLGLNLLINNAGNAIANTIYSESEESMHLLYQIHVVGNLKMSQIFLPLLKEAAQRGPQDSLSCNRAAIINISSSAGSITEVLGWEYGHCLSYRCSKAALNMLTRCQALALKEEGILCTALHPGWVQTDMGNSSAFVTTLKKEESVQGMLRVLSTLSEEHSGGFYSWEGKALSW